A genomic stretch from Psilocybe cubensis strain MGC-MH-2018 chromosome 1, whole genome shotgun sequence includes:
- a CDS encoding 2,5-diamino-6-ribosylamino-4(3H)-pyrimidinone 5'-phosphate reductase, with protein MNMAFPEFLKNVVGRYQSSPIPLTRPRVTLTFAQSLDAKIAGAGRRQLILSGKESMLMTHWMRTMHDAILVGIGTAINDDPQLNVRHLPPPTSTPHHLPRPIIIDTHLRLSPTCKLLRNFQNGIGRRPWILCGENSLSSQGHDIDKQARMIALIAAGAKILEVAVIPSEDRKTGIVSIANALKTLKDHGVQTLMVEGGAQIIASFLSEAVVDSLIITTAPVLVGDAGVGYTYPANMSDNGESLPKYKEVHTELFGRDFVTALLCTPTML; from the exons ATGAATATGGCCTTCCCAGAGTTTCTGAAAAATGTTGTTGGACGCTATCAATCTTCTCCAATCCCACTCACTCGGCCTCGTGTTACTTTAACATTTGCTCAATCTTTGGACGCGAAGATAGCTGGGGCGGGCAGACGTCAACTTATTCTCAGTGGGAAAGAAAGCATGCTTATGACACACTG GATGAGGACTATGCATGATGCCATTCTTGTGGGGATCGGAACGGCGATAAATGACGACCCGCAGCTCAACG TACGCCATTTACCACCGCCAACATCAACACCACATCACCTACCCCGCCCCATAATTATTGACACCCACCTTCGTCTGTCACCCACTTGCAAATTGTTACGCAATTTTCAAAATGGCATTGGGAGAAGGCCTTGGATTCTCTGTGGAGAAAACTCATTGTCATCTCAGGGCCATGACATTGATAAGCAAGCCAGAATGATTGCTCTCATAGCTGCGGGGGCAAAGATTTTGGAAGTTGCAGTAATACCGTCCGAGGACAGGAAGACTGGAATTGTATCCATTGCTAACGCCCTCAAAACTCTGAAGGACCATGGGGTGCAAACGTTGATGGTTGAAGGAGGGGCTCAGATTATCGCCTCTTTCTTATCCGAAGCGGTCGTAGATTCTCTGATAATCACTACTGCCCCAGTCCTTGTGGGAGATGCAGGCGTAGGTTATACTTATCCTGCCAACATGTCTGACAACGGAGAGAGTTTACCAAAGTATAAAGAGGTACACACTGAGTTATTTGGTAGAGACTTTGTAACGGCATTGTTGTGTACCCCCACAATGCTATAG
- a CDS encoding Exocyst complex component SEC3, whose translation MDGILDRFTIATSFPEKDTGEPNEQTYVSHLKVWQGAGREGDSMQCRYIVLSEHHDGSACLHKSKLNSNGTLSVGKTFRLSGLRKVVVSSPYLFSLIFSKTYRWRSEARADQTEFLETLISTFRKVTKGQIPLQLTGLHDCELYEMKTLFDIDVDTPTDDVPSHSAPDSSQIDGKSPSPSRNCNESSYRQISVSQDNSIASMQTMFAISSAPVNPANSSSLKQDPPIHSALCFFCDSRIVGDRYHPDHAFVRIKASEDHIRARPSVKQMHNTTCKGCSMSIYGCRFKCMHPECPDYNLCETCEALPIPVHSVLHPMLKIKTPGTLIPLVRSSMHGNMACESPSFTSPTDRTTVIPKLELIPKLEFESTVFQLPTDTNPWSNSLTNKNVTSELPKRRSLPVPLTVTNLVDPLQTRVSLTNANTFTDMTIPDNPNSVSTSAYNPKSAIPMEMRPSCASNLTLTKPSKLPEPLQFNTNDSSIAIDHPFITQSSQLGCEELSPSLTNGKDGYSRSTAHSTSLVVSPEEEDDIDLVSVSSSPIDDDDEGLFRECRIHISPEPVLTGRMLRESESAKDYVLVDDFVYKH comes from the exons ATGGATGGCATTCTTGACCGCTTCACCATCGCTACCTCGTTTCCAGAGAAAGATACTGGAGAACCCAATGAGCAAACGTACGTTTCCCACCTCAAAGTATGGCAAGGAGCTGGCCGTGAAGGAGATTCGATGCAATGTCGATACATTGTCCTCTCTG AGCACCACGATGGTTCCGCATGTCTGCACAAATCCAAGTTAAATAGCAATGGCACACTCTCTGTTGGCAAAACCTTTCGGTTGTCAGGATTGCGAAAAGTTGTGGTGTCGAGT CCATACCTCTTTAGCTTAATCTTTAGCAAAACGTACAGATGGCGATCGGAAGCTAGAGCCGACCAAACTGAATTCTTGGAAACCTTGATTTCTACCTTTCGAAAGGTCACTAAAGGGCAGATACCGCTGCAGTTGACGGGTCTCCATGATTGTGAGCTTTATGAAATGAAGACGCTGTTCGATATTGACGTGGATACCCCTACAGATGATGTCCCGTCGCACTCAGCTCCTGATAGCAGCCAGATCGACGGCAAGAGCCCATCACCTTCCAGGAATTGCAACGAGAGTTCCTACCGCCAGATCTCAGTTTCACAGGATAATTCTATTGCATCTATGCAGACCATGTTCGCTATTTCAAGCGCACCGGTCAATCCCGCAAATTCCTCTTCTCTCAAGCAGGATCCACCCATCCATTCTGCTTTGTGCTTTTTCTGCGACTCTCGGATTGTTGGTGACCGATAT CACCCTGACCACGCTTTTGTACGAATCAAGGCATCAGAAGATCACATT CGTGCCCGTCCTTCTGTGAAACAGATGCATAACACTACTTGCAAGG GATGCTCTATGTCCATATATGGTTGCAGATTCAAG TGCATGCACCCCGAGTGTCCTGATTACAATCTTTGTGAAACCTGCGAAGCACTTCCGATTCCTGTCCATTCTGTTTTGCATCCAATGCTAAAGATCAAGACACCCGGGACGTTGATTCCTCTTGTGCGCAGCAGCATGCACGGAAATATGGCCTGTGAATCACCGTCATTTACGTCCCCCACAGATCGGACCACTGTTATCCCAAAACTGGAGCTTATCCCTAAGCTAGAATTTGAAAGCACGGTCTTCCAATTGCCAACGGATACCAATCCCTGGTCCAACTCGTTGACGAATAAAAATGTCACGTCCGAGCTTCCTAAGAGGAGATCTCTGCCTGTGCCCCTGACAGTCACCAATCTGGTCGATCCTCTTCAAACGAGAGTTTCTTTGACAAATGCAAACACTTTTACTGATATGACCATTCCCGACAATCCCAACTCTGTATCCACATCCGCGTACAACCCAAAGTCTGCTATACCCATGGAAATGCGGCCATCTTGTGCATCTAATCTTACTCTAACGAAGCCATCGAAACTACCCGAACCCTTGCAGTTCAATACTAACGATTCATCCATCGCAATTGACCATCCATTCATTACCCAGTCATCTCAGCTTGGGTGTGAAGAACTATCTCCTTCATTAACCAACGGTAAAGATGGATATTCTCGTTCCACAGCTCATTCGACCTCGTTGGTTGTTTCCcctgaggaggaagacgacaTTGATTTGGTCAGTGTGTCTTCGTCCCccattgacgatgatgacgaagGACTGTTTCGGGAATGTCGAATTCATATTTCTCCTGAGCCTGTTCTCACTGGGCGTATGCTCCGCGAAAGTGAATCTGCCAAAGATTATGTTCTTGTGGACGATTTTGTATACAAACACTAA